DNA sequence from the Manihot esculenta cultivar AM560-2 chromosome 11, M.esculenta_v8, whole genome shotgun sequence genome:
TTAGCTCAAGGTGACGGTCCAAGgaagcagcagcagcaggtgaGTGATGAAAATAATGGTAggatggaaaaagaaaaattcagtGCAAGAAAATTCTCTGATCCTTCTGCTACAACAAATTACAAGCCTGATTTCTTTGTTTATGAGTGTAAAACTTGTAATCGTACCTTCTCTTCCTTCCAAGCATTAGGTGGTCACAGAGCCAGTCACAAAAAGCCTAAGTCCATAGTCGAAGAGAAAAAGATTCTTCTTGTTTCGCCATTAATGGACGACCTTGAAGATTGCCAACTTAACAAAAGTAGCAGTACTTTTAGTTCTGATCATCTTCAACCTCAACCTCCTCCTTCTCTTCAGACATCTAACAAAGGTTGTGGTTTTCTTGGTAATAATAAGGCCAAGATTCATGAGTGTTCAATTTGTGGGTCTGAGTTCACTTCTGGTCAAGCTCTTGGAGGTCACATGAGAAGACACAGAGCTAACACAGCTAATAATGTTAATAGTAATGATCAGATGAAGCCAAGAAATATTTTGTCTTTGGATCTTAACCTTCCGGCGCCAGAGGAAGAGCACCACCACCGTGAATCCAAGTTCCAATTTGCAGCAACCACACAACAAGCTCTTGTGTTCTCTTCCCCAGCCTTGGTGGATTGTCATTACTGAGGGGGGAATTGAAAGTTATTAAGGATTCATAGGGGATATCAAtgtgaattattatttttaattagaattaTATGTTCCAAATTCACTAATATTCATATGATTATCAATtctttgaattctttttttagtttttatattaattaattatgttctGATATCTTGATCATCTACCTGTTGAAGTTGTATACTTTGAGTAAGTAAGTGGTTAGTGTTCATGGTTGCCTTTCATTCACGAAAAGTGAGTGATGGGGgcatctctttttattttattttatttctggataaatatagagttttttttttttttgctgggGGTTTCTTTGTAAGTGGGAGAGGGACGTGTGACACTGAAGAAAGAGAGGAAGAAGTGGAAATGGCATGGCTAGGGTTTGGTATCACCACCACCACAACTAAAAGTCGTGGATTAGGTTATTTTGCTCCCTTCTCTTGTTGTATTTTGGTTGCAATAAACTTCAAAATTAGTACAAAATCGCTTTTATTAGGTAGAGATTTgagttttaattagaaataatcTCTCAtccattaaattattttttttaatttaaatatcaactaaaattaatatatataacataattaaaaaaaaaaaaaaagactgtaTAGCAGCCTTGTTTCTTATTAAATGAGAAAGGAATAAATGGATAGCGAAGCTGAGTTGGCAA
Encoded proteins:
- the LOC110626132 gene encoding zinc finger protein ZAT5, which translates into the protein MEFMEAQEEFMGSNDLSQIVKSKRTKRLRSSSAVTSSSSSGFGGSGGETGLVGEEHGSISSPTSCSEIYESTEEEEDMANCLILLAQGDGPRKQQQQVSDENNGRMEKEKFSARKFSDPSATTNYKPDFFVYECKTCNRTFSSFQALGGHRASHKKPKSIVEEKKILLVSPLMDDLEDCQLNKSSSTFSSDHLQPQPPPSLQTSNKGCGFLGNNKAKIHECSICGSEFTSGQALGGHMRRHRANTANNVNSNDQMKPRNILSLDLNLPAPEEEHHHRESKFQFAATTQQALVFSSPALVDCHY